One segment of Microscilla marina ATCC 23134 DNA contains the following:
- a CDS encoding ABC transporter substrate-binding protein gives MKHTFTIRQILFLLILGVLYACGGKSAKQQANPDLNKLSWSQIEAQAKGQTVNLMMWMGDPLINAYMKKFVQAQLKEKYDIRLNIISGQGKEILSTLIAEKEAGKTNSEIDMMWINGETFFQLKQIKALYGPFTAQLPNARLINFNSRFINTDFQQPVDGMECPWGNVQLALIYNSNQVKNPPKNLKELEQFVKAHPGKFTLGTEFTGITLLKSMLIALANDPKDLYGKFDQAKYDQYSAKLWQYLRRLKPYLWKAGKTFPSTLAAMHQMFANGELWFTMSNNDCEVDNKIAQGTFPAWARAYVLESGTIQNSHYLGITQTSPNKAAAMVAINYMISPEAQYEKFKPATWGDGTVLAMEKLPKNWQDKFAQLPTRKYAPKRADIQQYALVELAPEYMIKLHEDFRKEIIRQ, from the coding sequence ATGAAACACACTTTTACAATTCGACAAATTTTATTTTTACTCATCTTAGGAGTTTTGTATGCCTGTGGGGGCAAATCAGCAAAGCAACAAGCCAACCCTGACCTTAACAAACTTAGTTGGTCACAAATAGAAGCACAAGCCAAAGGGCAAACGGTAAATTTGATGATGTGGATGGGCGACCCGTTGATCAATGCCTACATGAAAAAGTTTGTACAAGCCCAATTAAAAGAAAAATACGACATTCGTCTGAATATCATCAGTGGGCAGGGCAAAGAGATACTATCGACACTGATTGCCGAAAAGGAGGCGGGCAAAACCAATAGCGAAATTGACATGATGTGGATCAATGGGGAAACTTTTTTTCAGTTAAAACAAATCAAAGCTTTATACGGTCCTTTTACAGCCCAATTGCCCAATGCCCGATTGATTAATTTTAACAGCCGTTTTATCAATACCGACTTCCAACAACCTGTCGATGGTATGGAATGCCCCTGGGGCAATGTGCAGCTGGCACTGATTTATAACAGCAATCAGGTAAAAAATCCGCCTAAAAACCTCAAGGAGTTAGAACAGTTTGTAAAGGCACATCCAGGCAAATTTACCCTAGGTACTGAGTTTACAGGCATTACCTTGCTCAAGTCTATGCTGATAGCCCTTGCCAATGACCCCAAAGATTTGTACGGAAAGTTTGACCAGGCAAAATACGATCAATACTCAGCAAAGCTTTGGCAGTACCTTAGGCGTCTTAAACCTTACCTCTGGAAAGCGGGCAAAACCTTTCCCTCTACCCTGGCAGCAATGCACCAAATGTTTGCCAATGGCGAACTTTGGTTTACCATGAGCAACAACGATTGTGAGGTAGACAACAAAATAGCTCAAGGCACTTTTCCGGCGTGGGCAAGGGCTTATGTGCTAGAGAGTGGTACTATCCAAAACTCGCACTACCTGGGCATTACTCAAACCTCACCCAACAAGGCGGCGGCAATGGTAGCCATCAATTATATGATCTCGCCCGAAGCCCAATACGAAAAGTTTAAGCCTGCCACCTGGGGCGATGGCACTGTACTAGCAATGGAAAAACTGCCCAAAAACTGGCAAGACAAGTTTGCCCAACTACCCACTCGCAAGTATGCCCCCAAACGTGCCGACATTCAACAATATGCCTTGGTGGAACTGGCACCTGAGTATATGATAAAGTTGCATGAAGATTTTAGGAAGGAGATCATTAGGCAATGA
- a CDS encoding FAD-dependent thymidylate synthase, producing the protein MDKKLWKGTRYQQMHKQMIVSANGIVDDIFVLKTGVLITKKSRITAKAKQLFDQMNIDTTRPVYEQHAEFNSRLTYLSFKDHQESAAAYNQRLIQEYGHRSVYNDEHVTFLIAGCALETSLEFVAHNEATVARLTSSKTNAQNDPLFKLLGYPHQPEYLEKQKQVVAQYLEQKDKANELTNILAPGNKATSFTISMSLKDWHKTLIGRLSLHGVETDMRQVMEEVAHQLKVNYPLFFNTIEEYYALGNNKKYEE; encoded by the coding sequence ATGGATAAAAAACTATGGAAGGGTACCCGTTACCAACAAATGCACAAACAAATGATTGTATCAGCCAATGGAATAGTAGACGATATTTTTGTGCTAAAAACCGGGGTATTAATCACCAAAAAAAGCAGGATTACTGCCAAGGCAAAACAATTGTTTGACCAGATGAACATAGACACTACTCGTCCGGTATATGAGCAACACGCAGAGTTTAACAGTCGACTGACTTACTTGTCTTTCAAAGACCACCAAGAGAGTGCCGCAGCCTACAACCAGCGCCTGATCCAAGAGTATGGGCATCGGAGCGTTTACAACGACGAACACGTTACCTTTTTAATTGCAGGTTGTGCTTTAGAAACTTCGCTAGAGTTTGTAGCCCACAATGAAGCCACTGTTGCCAGGCTTACATCGTCTAAAACCAATGCCCAAAACGACCCTTTGTTTAAGCTGTTGGGTTACCCTCACCAACCCGAATACCTGGAAAAGCAAAAACAAGTAGTAGCCCAATACCTGGAGCAAAAAGACAAAGCCAACGAACTTACCAATATATTGGCGCCTGGCAACAAGGCAACATCATTTACCATAAGTATGTCGCTAAAAGACTGGCACAAAACCCTGATAGGGCGCTTGAGCCTTCACGGAGTAGAAACCGATATGCGGCAAGTGATGGAAGAAGTAGCCCATCAGCTTAAAGTCAACTATCCGCTGTTTTTCAATACCATAGAAGAGTACTATGCCTTGGGCAATAATAAAAAGTATGAAGAATAA
- a CDS encoding tetratricopeptide repeat protein, which produces MFLSKLFLCIVRVQLVYVLLGGALVAHLQAQTPEADSLKELLKNYPQRDTQYVNLLNATGMKIYSSNPEQTADYGQKALELSQKLKYLKGIAQAYHTLGVSRYVKGKYAQAAQYYRKALNFYRKTNNRHKVASIQSNLGTLSIWQANYDQSIKHFMQAVTYFKSINDQGALANCYNSLGVVHKRRGDLNEAKKYYQLALTGFRGAKNNAGIASALINLGRISQVQSQWKQAIDFNFKALKIAQKTNNKRALSTCYHNIGEVKASQGKHREAIAYYQKTIDIEEEFKSLPGQAYTYNFLAESYRLLKEYKEAEALLRISNDLAKKSKARTELKYNYLFQARLDSSQGKYLAAFEAYKQYTAVKDSLFNIQKSKQIARMQTQFKTKEKEQTILLLKEKERIQKYIIKRKNLWLVIIGLGLFSALALAYVWYRYYISKKKNNEQLQKLNYELNQHQDEIIAQHDFIEEQRDRLAEQNTKITKSLQAANHLQRATLPTTEHVLGILPQHFIMYRPKDIVSGDFYWVEKIEAQTFVIMGDGTGHGVPGAFMALIATTLIDRIVKNWRVTEPAAILTMMHQEVRNILHQQDNDNQDGVDIGICVFTQKDEGMLHLTFAGARRPLWYMRSNDQEIQELKANRKSIGGFRKNNGTFEQHSIELPPQTIFYLHTDGYSDQNNQDRRKFGQKSFREELQKVYQQNCASQLAYLEESLDEFMKDTEQRDDIAVIGWKI; this is translated from the coding sequence ATGTTTTTATCAAAGCTTTTTTTGTGTATCGTTCGTGTTCAACTGGTGTATGTGTTGTTGGGTGGGGCATTGGTAGCCCATTTACAAGCTCAAACCCCTGAAGCTGACAGTCTGAAGGAATTGCTAAAAAACTACCCTCAACGCGATACTCAATATGTAAACCTGTTGAATGCCACAGGTATGAAAATTTACTCCAGCAACCCAGAGCAAACGGCTGATTATGGTCAAAAGGCACTGGAGCTTTCTCAAAAACTAAAGTACCTAAAGGGCATTGCTCAAGCTTACCATACTTTAGGAGTAAGCCGATATGTAAAGGGCAAATACGCTCAGGCAGCACAATATTACCGAAAAGCACTTAACTTTTACCGCAAGACCAATAATCGCCACAAAGTAGCAAGCATACAAAGCAATTTGGGCACCCTCTCTATATGGCAGGCAAACTATGACCAGTCTATCAAGCATTTTATGCAGGCAGTCACCTATTTCAAAAGCATTAACGACCAGGGGGCGTTGGCCAATTGTTATAATAGCTTAGGGGTGGTGCATAAAAGGCGGGGTGATTTGAACGAAGCAAAAAAATATTACCAACTTGCGCTGACGGGATTTCGGGGAGCAAAAAACAATGCAGGCATTGCCTCAGCACTCATCAATTTGGGACGAATTAGTCAAGTACAGAGTCAATGGAAACAAGCGATTGATTTTAACTTCAAGGCGTTGAAAATTGCCCAAAAAACCAATAACAAAAGAGCCCTTTCTACTTGCTACCACAACATAGGTGAGGTAAAAGCCAGCCAGGGCAAACACCGTGAAGCCATTGCCTATTACCAAAAAACCATTGATATAGAGGAAGAATTTAAGAGTTTGCCGGGGCAAGCCTATACTTACAACTTTTTGGCAGAGAGCTATAGGCTGCTTAAAGAATACAAAGAAGCTGAAGCGTTGTTGAGGATAAGCAACGACTTGGCGAAAAAGTCTAAGGCACGCACCGAACTCAAGTACAATTACTTGTTTCAGGCGAGGCTTGACTCTAGCCAAGGCAAATACCTGGCAGCTTTTGAAGCTTACAAACAGTATACAGCGGTTAAAGACAGTTTGTTTAACATTCAGAAGAGCAAACAAATTGCCCGAATGCAAACCCAGTTTAAAACTAAAGAAAAAGAGCAAACTATTTTGTTGCTCAAAGAAAAAGAGCGCATTCAAAAGTACATCATCAAACGCAAAAACCTATGGCTTGTCATTATCGGGCTGGGGTTGTTTAGTGCGCTTGCCTTGGCGTATGTTTGGTATAGGTACTACATCAGTAAAAAGAAGAATAACGAGCAGTTGCAAAAGCTTAACTATGAACTCAACCAGCATCAGGACGAGATCATTGCTCAACACGATTTTATTGAAGAACAACGGGACCGTTTGGCAGAACAAAATACTAAAATTACCAAAAGCCTACAGGCGGCCAATCATTTGCAGAGAGCTACCCTACCTACTACCGAACACGTGTTGGGCATATTGCCGCAGCACTTTATTATGTATCGTCCCAAAGACATTGTTTCGGGGGATTTTTATTGGGTAGAAAAAATAGAAGCACAAACTTTTGTTATTATGGGTGATGGTACCGGACATGGGGTGCCAGGCGCATTTATGGCGTTGATTGCCACCACACTGATCGATCGGATTGTAAAAAACTGGAGAGTAACCGAACCTGCCGCCATACTTACGATGATGCATCAAGAGGTAAGAAATATATTGCACCAACAAGACAATGACAATCAGGATGGGGTAGACATAGGCATTTGTGTTTTTACCCAAAAAGATGAAGGGATGCTACATTTGACTTTTGCCGGAGCTCGCCGACCTTTGTGGTATATGCGCTCCAATGACCAGGAAATACAGGAGTTAAAAGCTAACCGAAAGTCGATTGGAGGGTTTAGAAAAAATAATGGGACTTTTGAGCAACACTCTATTGAGTTGCCTCCTCAAACTATTTTTTATTTGCATACTGACGGTTACTCTGATCAAAACAACCAGGATCGACGAAAATTTGGCCAAAAATCTTTTAGAGAGGAGTTACAAAAGGTATATCAACAAAACTGTGCCTCACAACTTGCCTACCTCGAAGAATCACTCGATGAGTTTATGAAAGATACTGAACAACGCGATGACATTGCCGTGATTGGCTGGAAAATCTAA